One stretch of Nitratiruptor tergarcus DSM 16512 DNA includes these proteins:
- a CDS encoding DNA-processing protein DprA, which produces MKIAITGHVNIEKANGKKLIDYRKYDEEVFEKVYEEIALMMEKVFEDLHIEKNDVVLISGMARGVDEIFALYAMNNGLPLFAAIPHKIYWHKARKESAIRYDEILEYAKKSAGFQEISKNYKNIGSSFFARNQFMVDMADIVISYMKYNSPGTMDTIKRAKEAGKYYGNVLDLITK; this is translated from the coding sequence ATGAAAATAGCAATCACTGGACATGTAAATATAGAAAAAGCAAACGGCAAAAAGCTAATCGATTACAGAAAATATGATGAGGAGGTTTTTGAGAAAGTCTATGAAGAGATAGCTTTGATGATGGAAAAAGTTTTTGAAGATTTACATATTGAAAAAAATGATGTTGTGCTTATTTCAGGAATGGCAAGGGGTGTTGATGAGATATTCGCCCTCTATGCCATGAATAATGGTTTGCCTCTCTTTGCAGCCATTCCTCATAAAATCTATTGGCACAAAGCAAGAAAAGAGAGTGCCATCCGATATGATGAGATTTTGGAGTATGCAAAAAAGAGCGCAGGATTTCAAGAGATTTCAAAAAATTATAAAAACATTGGATCTTCATTTTTTGCTCGCAATCAATTTATGGTTGATATGGCGGATATCGTAATTTCTTATATGAAATATAACTCCCCTGGCACTATGGATACGATAAAACGGGCAAAAGAAGCTGGGAAGTATTATGGGAATGTTTTAGATCTCATAACAAAATAG
- a CDS encoding AAA family ATPase — protein MRIKKRSGVSSWKYVDKEVVDKITLWILRVIFRLDSFNTFLDSYGSFYHDSLAYFLGLEEYVNCGDIKKSEVFEKLHKKYTELEKRKNFTSHKILTNNLKKIASLMDLNEVEVTILEFVIFMNYYDILERALSMIDENFNLTRLRKALSFLLDIPISRINEALKPDSKLIKSGIISISPYKGYFSDKIEVISEKFVENICTFDGDITLLLKDIIRKVERKESLTLQDYEYISKDAYTILNYLKLAIKKRQKGVNILLYGVPGTGKTEFAKTIAKSLQLELFEVSYADEKDEAIDGYRRIRALKAAQALLSNKNILLLYDEAEDIFDKSDSLFAPTRQENKAWINKTLENNDLPTIWITNNIQSIDDAIIRRFDYVLELPIPHKDQRKKIIKKYSNNLLNENTIEALSEHEHIAPAIISRASKVVKNIETKEQEDIFIRIINNTLKAQGHKEIVSTKKDSASLPKVYDPSFVNTTTDLEKLTQGIKKHPNARICLYGPPGTGKSAFAKYIAKRLDKSIILKKASDLQSMWVGGTEKNIARAFEEARKSDAVLIFDEVDSFLQDRMHARASWEVSQVNEMLVQMENFDGIFIATTNLMDNLDKASLRRFDLKLKFDFLTKSQSWQIFKAYCKELGLPNPKNSIKKEVENLQFLTPGDFAAVVRQSRFRPIEDVEDFLQRLKDEVAIKDIALNKKMGFVAS, from the coding sequence ATGAGAATAAAAAAGAGAAGTGGTGTTAGCTCCTGGAAATATGTTGACAAAGAGGTTGTTGATAAAATCACTCTTTGGATATTGCGAGTAATATTTAGACTTGATAGCTTTAATACATTTTTAGACTCCTACGGTAGTTTTTATCATGATTCTCTTGCATATTTTTTGGGTTTAGAAGAGTATGTTAATTGTGGTGATATTAAAAAATCTGAAGTTTTTGAAAAGCTTCATAAAAAATATACTGAGTTAGAAAAAAGAAAAAATTTTACTTCTCATAAAATTTTGACAAACAATCTCAAAAAAATTGCTTCATTGATGGATCTTAATGAGGTTGAAGTTACTATTTTAGAGTTTGTAATTTTCATGAACTACTATGATATTTTAGAAAGAGCATTAAGTATGATTGATGAAAATTTCAATCTAACGCGTCTTAGAAAAGCTTTGAGCTTTCTTCTTGATATTCCAATATCTCGTATCAATGAAGCACTAAAACCTGATAGCAAACTTATCAAGTCTGGAATTATTTCTATAAGTCCTTATAAAGGCTATTTTAGTGACAAAATAGAAGTGATTTCAGAAAAATTTGTTGAAAATATCTGCACTTTTGATGGAGATATTACATTACTTTTAAAAGATATTATAAGAAAAGTAGAGCGCAAAGAGAGTTTGACACTGCAAGATTATGAATATATCTCAAAAGATGCTTATACTATTTTAAACTATCTCAAACTAGCAATTAAAAAGAGACAAAAAGGTGTTAATATCTTGCTCTATGGAGTTCCAGGAACTGGAAAGACTGAATTTGCAAAAACTATTGCAAAAAGCTTGCAATTGGAGCTGTTTGAAGTAAGTTATGCAGACGAAAAGGATGAAGCTATCGATGGGTATAGGAGAATTCGAGCTTTAAAAGCCGCACAGGCACTTTTATCAAATAAAAATATTCTTCTTTTATATGATGAAGCAGAAGATATTTTTGACAAAAGCGATAGCCTTTTTGCACCAACAAGACAGGAAAACAAGGCTTGGATTAACAAAACATTGGAAAATAATGATCTGCCAACAATTTGGATAACAAATAATATTCAAAGTATTGATGATGCGATAATTAGAAGATTTGATTATGTTTTAGAGTTGCCAATACCTCATAAAGATCAAAGAAAAAAGATAATAAAAAAATACTCCAATAACCTTTTAAATGAAAATACAATTGAAGCACTCTCAGAGCATGAACATATCGCCCCAGCAATTATAAGCAGAGCTTCCAAAGTTGTAAAAAACATTGAAACAAAAGAGCAAGAAGATATCTTTATCCGTATTATAAACAATACACTCAAAGCACAAGGGCATAAAGAGATTGTATCTACAAAAAAAGATAGTGCCTCTTTGCCTAAAGTTTACGATCCAAGTTTTGTCAATACAACTACTGATCTTGAAAAACTAACCCAAGGAATCAAAAAACACCCAAACGCACGTATCTGTCTTTATGGACCTCCAGGAACAGGCAAAAGTGCTTTTGCAAAGTATATTGCAAAACGCTTGGATAAATCAATCATCCTAAAAAAAGCGAGTGATTTACAAAGTATGTGGGTGGGAGGCACAGAAAAAAATATTGCAAGAGCTTTTGAAGAAGCAAGAAAAAGTGATGCAGTGCTCATTTTCGATGAAGTAGACAGTTTCTTGCAAGATAGAATGCACGCAAGAGCTTCATGGGAGGTAAGCCAAGTCAATGAGATGTTGGTGCAGATGGAAAACTTTGATGGGATTTTTATAGCCACTACAAACCTTATGGATAATCTTGATAAAGCAAGTTTGAGACGATTTGATCTCAAGCTAAAATTTGACTTTTTAACCAAAAGCCAATCATGGCAGATTTTCAAAGCCTATTGCAAAGAATTAGGACTTCCAAACCCAAAAAACAGCATAAAAAAAGAGGTTGAAAATTTACAATTCTTAACTCCTGGAGACTTTGCGGCGGTTGTGAGGCAAAGTAGATTTAGACCGATTGAAGATGTAGAAGATTTTCTTCAAAGATTAAAAGATGAAGTTGCAATAAAAGATATAGCTTTAAACAAAAAAATGGGGTTTGTAGCTTCATGA